The genomic window TACCCAGCTCGTCGAGACCATCGACTATGGGTCTTTCCCCTCGTGGGATTGTAGCTCTCAACCGCCTGTGTACTCTCGCCTTCGAGTTGGTCCAGCATTATCTGTGCGTCCCAAACATCCAAACCTAGGTGCTCGCTAACAGGTCCAGAACCGCCGTGCTCATTTATCGCTTCTTGCCGAGGCATTCCACGAGATACTCAGCTACAAGCCTCCAGCAATTTACAAGgcttcagcagcagccgcgaTACCCGACCAGATCTTTGTGCTCGAAACGCTGAGCCAGCTGAGCAACTCATTCACCAAGTTCCTCCAGGGACCCAAGAAGGATGTCACACCCCAGGAGGCGACCTACTTTGAGGTCATTAGCCTTTTGAGCACCCTCATTCCCTTTGTCACGAACATCGGCAAAACAAAGACTATCCCTGAGGAGTTTGCACAGATTATGGACACTCTAAGTATCGCTCTCGAGACCCTCAAGCTCGACATAACGGATCCATCCGACGTCTCGAATCAAGTCACTGCCCTGAGCACGCTTCACtccctcgccatcctccgCGACACGGCCGGCGCAATCAAGAACAGCGCCAACTGGATCATTTCGTTCAACGACCGCGAAAAGGAGCGCGACCGCTCCGGCAAGAGTAACCTGCCCAAGGAGGTCATGGTCCAGATCAAGGACCTTGTCACTGCGTCAACAGCAGCTCTCAAGGAGGGCAAAGACTGTGTGGACAAGCTGAAGGGCCAGGTCATTGGCAGGGACTTTGAACCATCGGTGAGAAGATGGATCTTTGAGGATGCCGATGATGTATTGGAAGTTGTGGGAGATAGTGCCACTGGGAAGCTTATCAAGAGCTGGGAGATGAACGTCAAGGGATGGATGCACGTTCAATGGAGTTAGATGGGCTGGCAATAGACATACGTTAGATCTATGTAACCAATACATGTAGCACGTCCGTCATGCAGGCATCTTCCTAGCCTATGAGAAAGCGATCAATTTGATCCATCCGTTGTTCCTTCGACCAATCCCACTTCGACGGCTGTTGGTTGCCGTCACACCCAAGCATAAAGGCTCCATCCGCCCGCTGCCAGAGCCAACATGAAACTTTTGCTCTCTAACCTCGTCCCCCACAGCGCATCCTGCTTATCTTGACCACCAACCGCCATGTGTGCCCAAAGGACTTCTGAATGGCCCGGATTTTGCACGTGGACCAAGTTCCAAGCAGAACCCGCTCCTATTGATGAGTTCATCTTTGACCCGCTCTACACCTGGAGTCACTCCATCCGCATGCCCACCTACGGGCGCATCACAGAGTCTCCCCAAGACTACATCCTGAGTCTCGGCTGGAACTCGCCCGAAACGTACCAAGAGTTCAAAGCTTCCCCCGAATACCAACAGCTGATGGACAACTTGGGAATTAACTCGACCCAACCACACACTCAGATCATAATCTTCGAGAACCATGACTTTGGCTCCATATCGACTCCCAACACGGAGATTTTGACCGCGTATTGGCCCCTCTCGCTCTCTCCCGAGATACAAGACGCAGTCTGGGAGGCAGAGCCGCTCGTCCATACACCAGCGTCTAGGAGGCCAAGCCGTCGCTGCTACGAGCAGCCCCCGGTGTTTGGATGGGTCGACGAGCCAGAGACCTGGAACGGCGACAAGGCTCTGGCAAGCGTGTGGTTACACGACTGGAAGAGTGAGGAGCTAGAGGCTAGGTTCAAGCGCACCGAGAGGAGGGCTGTTTCCATGGGCAGAGACATCATCTACCCACTCGCGGTTGATGATTTTGAGAAACGCCTACGGGATCTCGGTGCTCTCGGCTGGGAATCGGTCCATGTTCTTTTCAAGGATCTCAACTGGATTTATGACAATGAAATTAAGCGATATTATTGCCTCGAAAGGCTGAGGCTTGACAGGTTAGCTAGAGGTGTAGATGCTGTTTGAGGCATCCTGAATCTCAGTGTATGCAGCCTCTACCTCTAACAGGCTAGGGAACCCCCCCGAGGCTGCTACCGAAGCGATCCTGTCGGGGGAATGTCTGGAATCGCTGGCGGATTAGTCTTATCCAAAGACATGGCAACTTGGACTGCCCTTGCTGGTACAGCGGTCTCAGATTGCACGAAGATACAGCATCGACTGTACTTACCCTCATTGGTACATCGGGCGATCCAGTGTTGACAGTTTCCCACCCATATTACTGACGGTCACTGAAGACAGAAATGGCCGCGCGTCAACCACCTCTTTCAGTTCGAATTGCTTCATCTGGCTTGTCTGGTGTTGCCACTTTGGCCCTACTGATCCTGTAGCATCAAACAAGAGCTCTTCCGCCTCCGTTGGCAGGCCAGATACCGAAGAGCTAGACACCCCAGCTCAGGAAACTATCAGAACGCACGCCATCGAGCATGGGACTTGTGTAATAGGGGCCACGAAATGTCAAGCATGAGGTGGCAAGTGAATACTTTTTGCTCTCTAATGATAGCTCCAATACAACCAAGCCCACTTCTAGGACCGAGGAGACAGCTACAATGAGCACTGCTGGACCTAGGGCGAGTATCTTGGTCACCATAAGGTCTATGGGAGGCGGCGCCAAGACCCATGAAGCTCCAAGTAAAACTACAATCTACAGAAAGTGACACCGCATCCTCGGAGGAGACGATGTCTGAGACAAGTATCGTAGTAGAGCTCTCACAGAAACCATTCCATCCCTCGAACAAGTGGCCGGACATGGCAGGGAGCTAAGAAGATATCGGCGTGACGCTGAACATTCTCAGTTGCAGCTGGACTTGGCCTTTAGCACCAAGCACTCAAGTTCCGCCTCACCCACACCATCGAGTTGTACGGCCTTGATGCAGGCCGTGGACAATAAGTAGTACAACGAAAGGCTCTATCGATGCCAGACCGTATGCGAGCAATTGACTTCCAGCCCGTCCAGGCATACCCCAAGAAGGTAAATAAGGCGATGATATCCAGCTTTTGCAACTAGAGTACAGTTTTGACAACACGGGCCCGATTAAGGCAGCGACAAGGTCTTCCAACTTCGGCCCGCCCCTACTACTGGTATAGTAGGCAAAGGTGCGCCCTCAAGGGCTAACTAATTCGCGTCGCTGTCCGTGTGTGGCTTGTCActtgcccttctccttgacctcgagtCATTCTTGGGCTGCCCATGCTTTCAGTCGCTCTGAGTCATGCTTCATCTAACAGAATTATGAGCCAATAATTCGGGACAATATACCTCTCCTACAGAGCCGTTCAACTGGCAGAGATCATTAACACCGTTCCCGTGATGAAAAACAAAGATTGACGAAGAAGCATCTATAACCGCCACTTTACCGTTAGAGAAGCGCCTGTCCTGGCATCCTAGAGTGAAATTTCGTGCAATAAGGGACTTGATTGCTACCACAGAGCATTGATTGGGTTTGGGATGCGGACCTCTCGGAACAGTGGCGATATGCCATCCTTGCTCGGCCCAGATAGGAAACATCATCTCGATCCGTGAGTTATCAAGGCATGTAACCCAGGCGCAAAAGTATCGGGAAATTGCTCCCCGAAGATGAGCGCCTCTGTAGAGACGGAGATGAAGCGTTTCGATTTCCAGTGAGTCATCTCACACGACATGTATGACTGGACAGCACGCGGGTAAAGGAAAAAACGAGACACCAGTACAAAGGgattaattagcttatcgTCCACTAAGGGGAACAAATAAGGTAGAATAAGAATAAGAATATAGTAAGTAAAAGAGATCTAAAGCCTTATCTTGTATTATCACATTATTTTTACTACTTTGGGCCATAGTGTATGAATGCAAGATGTCTGCCGTTCTACTCTCGTTTATTTCTCAACCCGCGTGAGCGTAGCCAATAAAGCATCCATCGAATAAACACCAAACTCTATGAAACGCGACCGTTTAATGTGCCCAACCTGCCTAATGACATGCAACAACATACGCCATCCCATGCTCCCCCACGGAGGGAGGATCCATCGGCTCTCGTTCCCGCCCCGGCCGCCCCGATATCGCCGTGCCGGACCCCGGCATGGACCCTTGTCCTACACCGGCTCAGCGGTGCGCCAGGGGCGTGTCGACAGGGGGGGACTTCTCCTCAAACATCGGTGAGGCGCGCCGCACAAAGCAACGTGTAGAGTGTTGATCAAAGTTTGTGTTTACTGTGTTGCTCTTTTTGTGCTCCGTGAGGTGGTATCTGTGGGAATTTCGTCATACCTAATCGTAGACGCCCTGGCCGGCTGACGGGAAGACACAGCGAGCGGGCGGCCAGGCCAGCACATCATATCCCGTGCCACGACTTTCCTTGTCTCACTCCTTTTCTCATCTTCtccattcttcttctctcctttGACTCtatctttttcttccttttacAAACTTGCATTTTACCGTATCTTTACCTTGTTATCCAATGAGTCCTGATTCCTCCGAGCCGGGCGGCTGTCGGGGATGCGCCAAGATcttggaggatgagaagaagggggatGAGAACGGCGTCACCGTCAAAGAAAATGGCAGTAAGTTGCATATGTCTAGTCATCTTTATATACCAAGCAGGCTCAGATGTACGCTCCTTGTGTACAAGTGTATACCGCCTTTACCAATCTCAAGCCGGTCCGGTCAGGGTCCAGTGGCTGCTTCCTGGGATGAAGACAACGGTATCGTTTCCAACTCAGCGTATGATTTCCAACCCAGTTCACCGATCCCCTTCACATTATTTCAGCTTCTGCTACGGTAATGTGTTGAGTTGAACGGTTAGTCAACAATTCCCCAGATGGCTAGTGCCACATGCAAGGTGGCTGGTGAACCGGCAAGGCTGGCACTCACATGGCTTGGCTCAGCCGTTAACCAATCAGTACCCGTTTATTGCACAAGGCTGTGGCGGCAATTGAGACATGGTCAACACTTGGACACTCCCCCCTTGAATTGCGAACATTCAGCCAACCGTTGCACAATGCGGCCGAGCTATTGAACTTTCTGTCCTTTTCATTGTTCTAGACTCATTGGCTGTTTTTCGCCTAATCCCCTGACTTTTTTTCTGCCGGAAGAAAAGACCCTGGCATCGCGCAATCGCGTCATAGCTCCAATTTGGTGGTTCCCCGGCCTCGGCGTAGTGACAGGCCCTTCCCAGGCTTgactcttcaacaacaagcaTCTATCTACCCTGACAGCTTCATCTCCACGATTCAGTCTTCATAGTTACGGCGTTGGCTCACGTATGTGCTTCATATTGCGAattcatcctcttccatcgAAAACTGTCCTCTCTACTGGCCCTGCATTCCCTCTGCCCCTCAATCTTCAACATCACCTGAATATGCTCCCACCTTGGCTACAGAACTGACACCGCCTAGGCGCCCACAAGATGCCTTCCCGGACGGTTTCGCCGACCATGTCGCCCGCCCCTTCGTCTCCGATCCTCTCTACCCTCGAAGTTGCTGAAGACCCCGCGACCCGACCCGACCTCATCCACAACCTCTCCCATGAGAGCACCGTCCTTGCTCTCGCCGTCAGTCCCCAGCATGAGATGATCTATGCTGGTACACAGGATGGCGAGATTGTAGCTTGGTCTCTCGACACCTTTCACCAGGTCCATCGTGTCCAGGCACACAAGCGCAGCGTCCTGtcgctctccctctcccccgATGCCTCCCTCCTGTTTTCCAGCGCTGGAGACCCCATCATCAACGTCTGGGACCCCAAGACCCTGACTCGACTATACGAGATCTACGGTTCCTACGACGTCGGCGACATCTTCTGTACCGCGTATAGCCCTCAGCACGAGACCCTCTACATTGGAGCGCAGAATGCCACCATCCAATGGGTCGGTCTCAACGACACAACTGCTCGTGTGTCCCCCGAGTCTCAACAACACCCTGACCGACGAAACCACCGTTTCTTTGACTCCAAGCCCCCCGGCGGTACGAGCACGCCGCGGCGCAACGATGACCGTTGGGGCTTGATCCCCAAAGCCCAGACCGTTCTCGAGATGCACTCGGGCTGTGTTCGAAACTTTGCGCACTACGGTTATGTGTACTGCATGATCATGGCCAAGGGCCCCACCGTGGAGGTCGGAACCGATGACGATGTTTTGATATCTGGTGCTGGCGATGGAACAATCAAGCTTTGGAGTTTGGGGCATGCTGCCGGTGAGGACGAAGAGCATGGAGGTGGTATCCAGGAGATCATGACCCTGGGCTCCGACAACGCCGAATCTGTCTTGTCGCTGGCTCTTGACAGCTCATTCTTGTACGCTGGCAAGCTGGATGGCGTTGTCGAGCTGTGGGATCTTGACACATCTCAACGGTTAAGAGTCATCAAGGCGCATGATTGCGACATCATGTCGATCCAGATGGGTTGGGGTTATTTGTGGACAGCCGCAACTAACGGTTGGGCCAGTGTGAGTATTATTCAGTGTCCTCTCCAGTTCATCTCGCTAACATCCAGCAGAAATACAGTACAACTCACTACGGCAAATACCAGCATGCGTCGTCCGGAACCGTGCCCCAAAAGTACCAGTGCCTCTTGCGATGGCACGCTCATCATGGCAAAATTCTGGCCTCAGCTATCACCACCTACAAGAACAAGCAGTACTTCATTACTGGCGCCAACGATGACAACGTCTCAATCTGGGCTATTGACCCTGACGACtgctccaagaaggagaaggaagtcTCTCAAGCCTCGGACAACTTACTCTTGTCGACCCTCCGAGACTTTGTGTCGTACAAGACCGTGTCCTCCCGTCCAGAGTTTGCCGAGGACTGTCGTAAGGGAGCAACGTATCTCGGTGCGCTGTTCAAGCGTCTAGGCGGGCATGTCGAGATGCTCAGCACCGAGAAGCCTCACAACCCCGTTGTTTATGCTCGCTTctcggccaagaaggaggcggcCGAGACGCGGAAGCGCATCCTCTTCTACGGTCACTACGACGTCGTTGCGGCCGACAGCCGCAAGGGCAACTGGACCAACGACCCATTTACCATGCAAGGAACTAATGGCTACCTCTACGGTCGTGGTGTCAGTGACAACAAGGGGCCAATTGTCGCTGCGCTCTATGCTGTTACGGACTTGATGGAGGCTCAGCAGCTAGAGAACGATGTCATCTTCCTGatcgagggcgaggaagaaTTCGGGTCGCTCGGCTTTGAAGAGGCTGTCAGGAAGAACAAGGAGCTGATTGGCGATGTGGACTACATCTTGCTTGCCAACAGTTATTGGTTGGACGATGAGGTGCCTTGCTTGACGTATGGTCTTCGTGGTGTTTTGCATACGACCATATGCGTTGATGCGCCTCGGCCTGACATTCACTCGGGTGTCGACGGTTCTTATATGCTGAACGAGCCGTTGACCGATCTTACGCAcatcctctccaagctcaagggcccCGGCAACCGGGTACAGATCCCTGGCTTCTACGAGGGAATCCTTCCTGTGACTCCGGAAGAGGAAGCGCGCTATGACGACATTGCTTCTATTCTAATCCGCAGCAACCCTGAGAAGGGCCCAGAAGAGAGGCTCAAGCAGTCCCTCATGGCACGGTGGAGAGAGCCGAACTTGACGCTCCATCGATACAAGGTGTCTGGTCCGGACGGCAGCCTTGTGAGCAGCCACGCCAGTTCCCACATCAGTCTGCGACTGGTGCCGGGTCAAGAGGTGGATAGCGTGATTGAGGCGCTGACGGCGTTTTTGGAGAACGAGTTTTCGCAGCTCGAGTCACAGAACAGGCTGACCATCAACGTGGACAACAGAGCCGAGCCGTGGCTGGGTGATCCCACAAACGCCATCTTTCAGACCCTGGAAAAGGCCATCCTGGAGACTTGGGAGGGCTCCTTTGAGACATCTGCTCCTTCAGGCGATGCCACACCAGATGTCGCGCCTGAGCAGAATGAGGTCCTCTCGGTCAAGACCAAGCTGGGCAAGCCTCGCAAGCCGTTGTACATCCGCGAGGGTGGTTCGATCCCAGCGATCCGgttcttggagaaggagttTGGGGCACCGGCTGCGCACTTGCCATGCGGGCAGTCAACCGACTCGGCGCATCTGGACAATGAAAGGATCTGTCTGTTGAACCTGCTCAAGGCCCGTGAGATTTTTGCCAAGGTGTTTGGTCGGTTGTAAGCGGGGTAGAGGATTTGAAGGAGTTGACGAGACAAGCAAGCGGGCGCCAGGGTCGTGAAAGAGAGATGTAAGATGTTTGTCGAAAGAAATGCCTAGAAAATGATACCCTGTTTCACTGCTTGATGGTGTTACTGCATCTGCCACGCTAGATCCAAGACTCGGATCGCCACCACGACCGAGTTACTGGGAGAAACTAAAGTTGATCGACGACGGAACCAACGATCCCGTCACCTTCAAAGAGTTTTTGCCTCGCCTGTGCCTTGTAGGGCTGTGAAGAAGCGGTCTCACGATAACCATGATCTCACCGCAAAGCTTACCGAAACACATCTCTCGGTTGGTAGAGAATGCGACCCTCCACTCAGCCCAGCTCGGTTCGACGATCATCCCCTCCACTCCCTGCTGCACGATCACGGGCCTAAAATTAGACCCCCGCCCCCAGCCAACCACGCGACGCCAGTGAGTGCCTTGGGGATGCTGCAATGCAACTGCGCCGCATTGAGGCTGAGCTTGCCTCTCGCTCTTTGTCTTTCTTTGTCTGTCTGCCAGCTcgcagtgcagtgcagtgcagtgcagcgCAGTTTGTTTTTGTGCCTTGTGCCCGACCCAGCGGGAATTGCGGCACATTTGGAACACTGAGCGTTTTCATGGAATGGAGATAAGCTAGGTCGATCCTGCCACTACGTACCCATACCCGTTCCCACCAAGTTGGAAAGAAGGCTGGGGTCGCTccttccctccctccctccctccctcctggCTTGGTGCTGACCGGGCGATCGTCACTGCCTGTTTGCATATTTCCTTTCCTTCCTTGGATGCACCAAGTTAATAAAAGCACTGTCCCGTCGTCATCATTCCTGATCCATCTTTATTGACCCCCCTCCATCCAAGCCCTGGCCACGCGCGTTGtttttctcctctttttATCCCGTACGACCAACGCATCCTCCTTACACCCATCAAAGCGAAGAAAAAACAGTTTGCGAATCGACTTCTGTCACTCGTTTTTTTCCTCTACCGATCCTAGCGACGTTGTCATTCGTTTTTTGTGTGACCTGCTTTTTTTGAGGCTTGGAAACTATCGGATTTCTCGGCAATTTTATTCAATCATCGCCAACCATTTGGGAACAAACCAGGCTGGGGTGGCTGGACAGCTGAAAGCGGGCGCCCAACGCTCATTCATCCCTTGGACCACGCTCTTTCGCTGTCGCATCCAACTTCTTTCAACGTTGTCTGATTGCGCGATCGAACATCTAGTGGATTGAATCCACCGCGACAAAAACGACTCTACACACTCGCttgcccatcatggcgtcgaggtggctcaccctcttcctcctcctgtcgcccgccctcgccgccgagaaCGACTTTGGTTTCTACCCAAAGGGCGCCCAGAGTTGTCTTTACAAGGCTGCCAACGATGCCGACTGCACCGGAAAAGACTCCAAGGAGCTCAACTATTGTCTTTGCGGTCAGGGCAGCTACAAGAACGACTTCATCCTCGGCTCCGCACGATGCGTTGGCCAGGAATCACCCGACGATGTCGATGAAACCTTTGACACCATGCA from Fusarium falciforme chromosome 2, complete sequence includes these protein-coding regions:
- a CDS encoding M20-dimer domain-containing protein: MPSRTVSPTMSPAPSSPILSTLEVAEDPATRPDLIHNLSHESTVLALAVSPQHEMIYAGTQDGEIVAWSLDTFHQVHRVQAHKRSVLSLSLSPDASLLFSSAGDPIINVWDPKTLTRLYEIYGSYDVGDIFCTAYSPQHETLYIGAQNATIQWVGLNDTTARVSPESQQHPDRRNHRFFDSKPPGGTSTPRRNDDRWGLIPKAQTVLEMHSGCVRNFAHYGYVYCMIMAKGPTVEVGTDDDVLISGAGDGTIKLWSLGHAAGEDEEHGGGIQEIMTLGSDNAESVLSLALDSSFLYAGKLDGVVELWDLDTSQRLRVIKAHDCDIMSIQMGWGYLWTAATNGWASKYSTTHYGKYQHASSGTVPQKYQCLLRWHAHHGKILASAITTYKNKQYFITGANDDNVSIWAIDPDDCSKKEKEVSQASDNLLLSTLRDFVSYKTVSSRPEFAEDCRKGATYLGALFKRLGGHVEMLSTEKPHNPVVYARFSAKKEAAETRKRILFYGHYDVVAADSRKGNWTNDPFTMQGTNGYLYGRGVSDNKGPIVAALYAVTDLMEAQQLENDVIFLIEGEEEFGSLGFEEAVRKNKELIGDVDYILLANSYWLDDEVPCLTYGLRGVLHTTICVDAPRPDIHSGVDGSYMLNEPLTDLTHILSKLKGPGNRVQIPGFYEGILPVTPEEEARYDDIASILIRSNPEKGPEERLKQSLMARWREPNLTLHRYKVSGPDGSLVSSHASSHISLRLVPGQEVDSVIEALTAFLENEFSQLESQNRLTINVDNRAEPWLGDPTNAIFQTLEKAILETWEGSFETSAPSGDATPDVAPEQNEVLSVKTKLGKPRKPLYIREGGSIPAIRFLEKEFGAPAAHLPCGQSTDSAHLDNERICLLNLLKAREIFAKVFGRL